Proteins from one Trueperaceae bacterium genomic window:
- a CDS encoding argininosuccinate lyase has translation MSWHPAYRKQVLEPDFHHAAAHLSHHFIDAMTAHLDTVMRLPAYAGAAEQAAGAAARAALVAQHGAPAPEQADDVPDYYFALQRRLEAQVGEEAVGLIRVGLSRNDLDMTVYKMAGRAALLDVGERLLEVRRLLLDKARRHVSTVLIAQTHHQPAQPTTVAHYLSAVEDQAARDSERLAQAYARMNLSPLGAAALAGSSHPLDREFTAARLGFDGPVANTYDAVASADWEFDIVSLAQSVALGLGRFVNDLLSWAASGWYRLDDSLVQGSSIMPQKRNPVSLEHARTRLSRVLGAAGMITYSHHNIPFTDLNDFGPDVQGALGVQHRQLVGALTLLTGCLTDGDFDEPKLADVAARTDTTATELADVLARDAHLTFPHAHHVVATLVQRFHAEGRLLTSATPADVAAAGGPLLTTEALTAALDPGAFVRRRRGIGMPAPEVMTNRLARATERLEADRQALRERSEALGRATARLRGTGKEQVGA, from the coding sequence ATGAGCTGGCACCCCGCCTACCGCAAGCAGGTCCTCGAGCCCGACTTCCACCACGCGGCCGCGCACCTGTCGCACCACTTCATCGACGCCATGACGGCGCACCTGGACACCGTCATGCGCCTGCCCGCCTACGCGGGAGCGGCCGAGCAGGCCGCCGGCGCCGCCGCGCGCGCCGCGCTGGTGGCGCAGCATGGCGCCCCCGCGCCCGAGCAGGCCGACGACGTGCCCGACTACTACTTCGCGTTGCAGCGCCGCCTCGAGGCGCAGGTGGGCGAGGAGGCCGTTGGCCTCATCCGCGTTGGGCTCAGCCGCAACGACCTCGACATGACCGTCTACAAGATGGCCGGCCGCGCCGCTCTGCTCGACGTCGGCGAGCGCCTGCTCGAGGTGCGACGCCTGCTACTGGACAAGGCGCGGCGCCACGTGAGCACCGTGCTCATCGCCCAGACGCACCACCAGCCGGCGCAGCCCACCACCGTCGCCCACTACCTGAGCGCCGTGGAGGACCAGGCCGCGCGCGACTCCGAGCGGCTGGCGCAGGCCTACGCCCGCATGAACCTGAGCCCGCTCGGCGCCGCCGCGCTGGCGGGCAGCAGCCACCCGCTCGACCGCGAGTTCACCGCCGCCCGGCTAGGCTTCGACGGCCCGGTGGCCAACACGTACGACGCCGTCGCCTCGGCCGACTGGGAGTTCGACATCGTCAGCCTGGCGCAGTCCGTGGCGCTCGGCCTGGGGCGGTTCGTTAACGATCTCTTGTCCTGGGCCGCATCCGGCTGGTACCGCCTTGACGATAGTCTGGTCCAAGGGTCATCGATCATGCCGCAGAAGCGCAACCCCGTCTCCCTCGAGCACGCCCGCACCCGCCTCTCGCGCGTGCTGGGCGCCGCCGGCATGATCACGTACTCGCACCACAACATCCCCTTCACCGACCTGAACGACTTCGGGCCGGACGTCCAGGGCGCCCTCGGGGTGCAGCACCGCCAGCTCGTCGGCGCGCTGACCCTCCTGACGGGCTGCCTCACGGACGGCGACTTCGACGAGCCCAAGCTCGCAGACGTGGCCGCGCGCACCGACACGACGGCCACCGAGCTGGCCGACGTCCTGGCGCGCGACGCTCACCTGACCTTCCCACACGCGCACCACGTGGTCGCCACGCTGGTGCAGCGCTTCCATGCGGAGGGGCGGCTACTGACCTCGGCCACCCCCGCCGACGTGGCGGCAGCGGGCGGACCGCTGCTCACCACGGAGGCGCTGACCGCCGCGCTCGACCCGGGCGCGTTCGTGAGGCGGCGCCGCGGCATAGGCATGCCGGCGCCGGAGGTCATGACCAACAGGCTCGCTCGGGCCACGGAACGGCTAGAAGCCGACCGGCAGGCCCTGCGGGAACGGTCCGAGGCACTAGGGCGCGCCACGGCGCGGCTGCGCGGAACCGGAAAGGAGCAAGTCGGAGCATGA